Proteins found in one Candidatus Paceibacterota bacterium genomic segment:
- a CDS encoding segregation/condensation protein A has protein sequence MTFQIKTETFEGPLDLLLSLVEKHKFFINDISLSKVTDDYIAHVNALEHYSIPDRANFIVVASTLLLIKSRSLLPSLSLTEEEQGSIEDLEKRLREYQQIKALSKHVRERFGNTPIFPGKGMPVESVFSPSKEVSGATGISNIFTAIRNVLQSLPKKELIPKAVLKKVISLEEMMDNLAKRITSSLKMSFRDFAKIGKEEKVNVIVSFLAMLELVKQGLISVTQSKMFDEIEMESNDLGIPRYH, from the coding sequence GTGACTTTCCAAATAAAAACTGAAACCTTTGAAGGACCTCTTGACCTACTGCTTTCCCTAGTAGAAAAACACAAGTTTTTTATCAATGATATTTCCTTGTCAAAAGTGACTGATGATTATATTGCCCATGTCAACGCGCTTGAGCATTATTCTATCCCAGATAGAGCCAACTTTATCGTAGTCGCCTCGACCTTGCTTTTGATCAAATCACGCTCACTCTTGCCGTCACTCAGCCTGACTGAAGAAGAGCAGGGGAGTATAGAAGACCTAGAAAAACGCCTCCGCGAATACCAACAAATCAAAGCGCTCTCAAAACATGTTCGAGAGCGCTTTGGCAACACTCCGATTTTTCCTGGAAAGGGTATGCCAGTCGAGTCAGTTTTTTCGCCTTCAAAAGAAGTCTCTGGTGCTACAGGTATTTCAAATATTTTCACTGCGATTAGAAATGTACTCCAAAGCCTACCGAAAAAAGAATTAATTCCTAAGGCTGTTCTGAAAAAAGTTATTTCCCTTGAGGAAATGATGGATAACCTAGCTAAACGCATTACCTCAAGCCTTAAAATGAGCTTCCGAGATTTTGCCAAGATCGGCAAGGAGGAAAAGGTAAATGTCATTGTAAGTTTTTTGGCTATGCTCGAGCTCGTCAAGCAAGGCTTGATCAGCGTCACTCAGTCAAAAATGTTTGACGAGATCGAAATGGAAAGCAACGACCTAGGAATACCACGCTATCATTAG
- a CDS encoding SMC-Scp complex subunit ScpB, producing MTTDQTIEAILFWKGEPVSRKKLMAILGCTITDLENGLKNLEERLKNTGLTLVYKEDEVMLGTKPEASALIQALTKEELSRDLGKAGLETLSIILYKGPIARRGIDYIRGVNSNFILRNLMIRGLVEKIQSPDDQRSFLYKPTFDLLTHLGVSRIEDLPEYGSIVPEIEQALIAEDPASQPTPTE from the coding sequence ATGACCACAGACCAGACCATCGAAGCTATCCTATTTTGGAAAGGAGAACCAGTCAGCCGCAAAAAACTGATGGCTATTTTAGGGTGTACCATTACCGATCTAGAAAATGGTCTTAAAAATTTAGAGGAACGTCTCAAAAATACCGGCCTAACCCTTGTTTACAAAGAAGATGAAGTGATGCTGGGTACCAAGCCAGAGGCCAGTGCCTTGATCCAGGCTTTGACCAAGGAAGAGCTTTCTCGCGATCTTGGCAAAGCGGGCCTAGAAACACTTTCGATCATCCTTTATAAGGGGCCGATTGCTCGCCGAGGAATTGATTATATTCGTGGAGTAAACTCAAATTTTATTTTACGCAACCTCATGATTCGTGGATTGGTGGAAAAAATCCAATCCCCAGACGACCAGCGGAGCTTTTTGTATAAGCCCACTTTTGATCTACTGACTCACCTTGGCGTTTCGCGGATTGAGGATCTTCCCGAATATGGCAGCATCGTACCCGAAATAGAGCAGGCTTTGATTGCCGAAGATCCCGCTAGCCAGCCAACCCCAACTGAATAA